One genomic region from Mesorhizobium terrae encodes:
- a CDS encoding ActS/PrrB/RegB family redox-sensitive histidine kinase, with amino-acid sequence MISFQRSPDFQPTERLRLNTLIRLRWLAIVGQSITVLVVAYALNFPLPVSYCFTLIACSAWMNLFLAFRYPAAHRLTPPAAFGILVFDGFQLTGLLYLTGGLTNPFALLLTVPVVISATSLPLKLTALLSVLVMAAATLLVFIHEPLPWHENSTLVMPFVYVAGVWVAVVCSIAFTAIYAFRVAKEARQLANALAATELVLQREQHLSALDGLAAAAAHELGTPLATITLVARELQKTLGKDPKYGEDVSLLRTQSERCREILKRLTSLSSEGEPQLAQLPLTSLVEEVVAPHRDFGITITLHPGECIGPEPVGRRNPGVIYGLGNLVENAVDFARSSITVRWAWNDQRVAVSITDDGPGFPPEIIDRIGEPYMSTRQGAERGGGLGLGLFIAKTLIERSGAVIDFRNSGGPGEGALVSIDWPREVFVNAETMIPIGFDAAE; translated from the coding sequence ATGATCAGTTTCCAGCGCTCCCCCGACTTCCAACCCACCGAACGCCTGCGGCTCAACACGCTGATCAGGCTGCGCTGGCTGGCCATCGTCGGCCAGAGCATCACCGTGCTGGTCGTCGCCTATGCGCTGAATTTTCCGCTGCCGGTCAGCTATTGCTTCACGCTGATCGCCTGCTCGGCCTGGATGAACCTGTTCCTGGCCTTCCGCTACCCGGCGGCGCACCGGCTGACACCGCCCGCCGCGTTCGGCATCCTGGTCTTCGACGGGTTCCAGCTCACCGGCCTGCTCTACCTCACCGGCGGCCTGACCAACCCGTTCGCGCTCCTGCTCACCGTCCCGGTCGTCATCTCCGCCACCTCGCTGCCGCTCAAGCTCACCGCCCTGCTCAGCGTGCTGGTGATGGCGGCGGCAACCTTGCTGGTCTTCATCCACGAACCGCTGCCCTGGCATGAAAACAGCACGCTGGTCATGCCCTTCGTCTATGTCGCCGGCGTCTGGGTGGCGGTGGTGTGTTCCATCGCCTTCACCGCCATCTACGCTTTCCGCGTCGCTAAAGAAGCCCGCCAGCTCGCCAACGCGCTTGCCGCCACTGAACTGGTGCTGCAGCGCGAACAGCACCTTTCGGCGCTGGATGGGCTGGCGGCCGCAGCCGCCCACGAACTCGGCACGCCGCTCGCCACCATCACTCTGGTCGCGCGCGAGCTGCAGAAGACGCTGGGCAAGGATCCTAAATACGGTGAGGACGTCTCGCTGCTGCGCACGCAGAGCGAACGCTGCCGCGAGATTCTCAAACGCCTGACCAGCCTTTCCTCCGAGGGCGAACCGCAGCTGGCGCAATTGCCGCTGACCTCGCTGGTCGAGGAAGTGGTTGCCCCGCATCGCGACTTCGGCATCACCATCACGCTGCACCCCGGCGAATGCATCGGCCCCGAACCGGTCGGCCGGCGCAATCCCGGCGTGATCTACGGGCTCGGCAATCTGGTCGAGAACGCCGTCGATTTCGCCCGCTCTTCGATCACCGTGCGCTGGGCCTGGAACGATCAGCGCGTGGCGGTGTCGATCACTGACGACGGGCCGGGCTTCCCGCCCGAGATCATCGACCGGATCGGCGAGCCCTATATGTCGACCAGGCAGGGCGCGGAGCGCGGCGGCGGGCTGGGTCTCGGCCTGTTCATCGCCAAGACGCTGATCGAACGCTCGGGCGCGGTCATCGATTTCCGCAACTCGGGTGGTCCCGGCGAGGGCGCGCTGGTCAGCATCGACTGGCCGCGCGAGGTGTTCGTCAACGCCGAGACCATGATTCCGATCGGTTTCGATGCGGCGGAATAG
- the nhaA gene encoding Na+/H+ antiporter NhaA, with protein MANDNRRSVSVFREFLDGEAAGGIILIAAAALALIVANSPLAETYFAALHAYLGPLSLLHWINDALMAVFFLLVGLEIKREVLDGQLSTWPRRMLPGIAAAGGMAVPALVYVAINRDNAAALPGWAIPTATDIAFALGVLSLLGNRVPASLKVFLTALAIIDDLGAVVIIALFYTSGLSFIYLAAALAVIVVLVVLNRMGVLSLIPYLVLGVVLWVLVLKSGVHATLAGVALALTIPLKATPGIAHDLEHSPLHQLEHALHRFVPLIIIPIFGFANAGVSLAGLTPAALVEPLTLGVAAGLVLGKLVGVLGASALAIKLGLADLPMRAGWMHMTGIALLCGIGFTMSLFIGLLAFANSPELQDAVKVGILAGSLIAALGGAALLMAAPSVADHGEDE; from the coding sequence ATGGCGAATGACAACCGGCGATCGGTTTCGGTCTTCCGCGAGTTTCTCGATGGCGAAGCCGCCGGCGGCATCATCCTCATCGCGGCTGCCGCGCTTGCGTTGATCGTCGCCAATTCGCCGCTGGCCGAAACCTATTTCGCCGCGCTGCACGCCTATCTCGGTCCGCTCAGCCTGCTGCACTGGATCAACGATGCGCTGATGGCCGTCTTCTTCCTACTCGTCGGGCTGGAGATCAAACGCGAGGTGCTTGACGGGCAGCTCTCCACCTGGCCGCGCCGCATGCTGCCGGGCATCGCGGCGGCCGGCGGCATGGCGGTGCCGGCTCTGGTCTATGTCGCCATCAACCGCGACAACGCCGCCGCCCTTCCCGGCTGGGCGATCCCGACCGCCACCGACATCGCCTTCGCGCTCGGCGTGTTGTCGCTACTCGGCAACCGCGTGCCGGCGTCGCTGAAGGTATTCCTGACCGCACTCGCCATCATCGATGACCTTGGCGCGGTCGTCATCATCGCGCTGTTCTATACGAGCGGCCTGTCGTTCATTTATCTCGCGGCGGCGCTGGCCGTCATTGTCGTCCTTGTCGTGCTCAACCGCATGGGCGTGCTGTCGCTGATACCCTATCTGGTGCTCGGCGTCGTGCTGTGGGTCCTGGTGCTGAAATCGGGCGTGCATGCGACGCTGGCAGGCGTGGCACTGGCGCTGACCATCCCGCTCAAGGCGACACCCGGCATTGCCCACGATCTGGAGCATTCGCCGCTGCACCAGCTGGAACACGCGCTGCACCGCTTCGTGCCGCTGATCATCATCCCCATTTTCGGCTTCGCCAATGCCGGCGTCTCATTGGCTGGCCTGACACCGGCCGCGCTGGTCGAACCGCTGACGCTCGGCGTCGCGGCGGGGCTTGTCCTCGGCAAGCTGGTGGGGGTGCTCGGCGCGTCGGCCTTGGCCATCAAGCTCGGCCTCGCCGATCTGCCGATGCGCGCCGGCTGGATGCACATGACCGGCATTGCGCTGCTATGCGGCATCGGCTTCACGATGAGCCTGTTCATCGGCCTGCTCGCCTTCGCCAACAGTCCCGAGCTGCAGGATGCGGTCAAGGTCGGCATCCTGGCCGGCTCGCTGATCGCGGCACTTGGCGGCGCGGCGCT
- a CDS encoding ActR/PrrA/RegA family redox response regulator transcription factor: MSVEDAHGGMVTGDDISLLIVEDDKPFLTRLARAMEGRGFQVDTAESVEEALVKARAHPPAYAVVDMRLGDGSGLDVVAAIREKRADARAIILTGYGNIATAVTAVKLGAVDYLSKPADADDIFAALTRSGSERAAPPENPMSADRVRWEHIQRVYEMCERNVSETARRLNMHRRTLQRILAKRAPR, translated from the coding sequence ATGAGCGTTGAAGATGCCCATGGCGGCATGGTGACGGGCGACGACATATCCCTGCTGATCGTCGAGGACGACAAGCCGTTTCTCACCCGTCTCGCCCGCGCCATGGAAGGCCGCGGTTTCCAGGTCGATACCGCCGAAAGCGTCGAGGAAGCCCTCGTCAAGGCACGCGCGCATCCACCGGCCTATGCGGTGGTGGACATGCGGCTCGGCGACGGCAGCGGGCTCGACGTAGTCGCAGCCATCCGGGAAAAGCGGGCCGACGCGCGCGCCATCATCCTGACCGGCTACGGCAACATCGCCACGGCGGTGACGGCGGTGAAGCTCGGCGCAGTCGACTATCTGTCGAAACCCGCCGATGCCGACGACATCTTCGCGGCCCTGACCCGTAGCGGCAGCGAGCGCGCCGCCCCGCCCGAGAACCCGATGTCGGCGGATCGCGTGCGCTGGGAACACATCCAGCGTGTCTATGAAATGTGCGAGCGCAACGTCTCGGAAACCGCCCGGCGGCTCAACATGCACCGCCGCACGCTGCAGCGCATCCTGGCCAAGCGCGCGCCGCGCTGA
- the hrpB gene encoding ATP-dependent helicase HrpB, translated as MIAATLPDLPVTAVLPALADALAGKNSAVLVAPPGAGKTTLVPLALLDAPWLGSGKIVLLEPRRLAARAAARRMAALLGEEPGGTVGYAMRMENRTSARTRILVVTEGVLARMILDDPELPGVSAVIFDEFHERSLDGDFGLALALDVQGALRADLRLLVMSATLDGARVARLLSGAPVIESEGRSFPVDIRYQERAGGVPIEEATVKAIRAALADETGSVLAFLPGQREIERTAEQLAGRVGADTDVVPLYGQLDGKAQDAAIRPAAEGRRKVVLATAIAETSITIDGVRVVIDSGLSRLPKYEPASGLTRLETVRASRASADQRAGRAGRTQPGVAIRLWRAEQTAALPAFTPPEILEADLSGLMLDCAAFGVADPASLAFLDTPPAPALAEARALLKALHAIDDSGRLTQSGAAMRKLALPVRLAHMVAEAGPGRAQDAARLAVLLTERGLGGDSADLERRLMRFASDRSPRANAARQLADRLARTVSSAGHEAGTAGALLINAWPDRVAKARGERGRFVLANGSGAMLDGADPLAGEPFLVVADLQGKAQNARITAAAAASETEIRDALADRVESRRETSFDRDRRVVRVRETVRLGAIVLAERMLPAPSGADADRAILDALREHGLTLLPWNKEAETMRNRLAWLHRGLGAPWPEMSEAALIERLDDWLAPFLTGKASFDAISGAALIDGLTSLVPHDLQRRIDALAPTHFDAPSGSRVPIRYDGEAPVLAIRVQELFGLGRHPSIANDTVPLTLELLSPAHRPIQTTRDLPGFWRGSWADVRSDMRGRYPRHVWPENPLEAAATSRAKPRGT; from the coding sequence ATGATTGCAGCCACCTTACCTGATCTTCCCGTCACCGCGGTGCTGCCGGCGCTGGCCGACGCGCTCGCCGGCAAAAACAGTGCCGTGCTGGTGGCGCCGCCCGGCGCCGGCAAGACGACGCTGGTGCCGCTTGCCCTGCTCGACGCGCCCTGGCTCGGTTCCGGCAAGATCGTGCTTCTGGAGCCGCGGCGGCTCGCCGCGCGCGCTGCGGCCAGGCGCATGGCCGCCCTGCTTGGCGAAGAGCCCGGCGGCACGGTCGGCTATGCCATGCGCATGGAGAACCGTACCTCGGCCAGGACACGCATCCTCGTCGTCACGGAAGGTGTTCTGGCCCGCATGATCCTCGACGACCCGGAGCTGCCGGGTGTCTCGGCGGTGATCTTCGACGAATTCCACGAGCGCTCGCTGGACGGCGATTTCGGGCTGGCGCTGGCACTCGACGTGCAGGGCGCGCTGCGGGCGGACCTGCGCCTTCTGGTGATGTCGGCGACGCTGGACGGCGCGCGCGTCGCCAGGCTCCTGTCCGGTGCCCCGGTGATCGAAAGCGAGGGCCGCAGTTTCCCGGTCGATATCCGCTATCAGGAGCGCGCCGGCGGCGTGCCCATCGAGGAGGCGACGGTTAAAGCCATCCGCGCGGCGCTCGCCGACGAGACCGGCAGCGTGCTTGCCTTCCTGCCCGGACAACGCGAGATCGAACGCACGGCCGAGCAACTCGCCGGCCGCGTCGGCGCGGACACCGACGTCGTGCCGCTTTACGGCCAGCTCGACGGCAAGGCACAGGACGCCGCTATTCGCCCGGCGGCAGAAGGGCGGCGCAAAGTGGTGTTGGCCACCGCTATCGCGGAAACCTCGATCACCATCGACGGCGTGCGCGTCGTCATCGATTCCGGCCTGTCACGACTGCCGAAATACGAACCGGCCAGCGGCCTGACCCGGCTGGAGACGGTGCGCGCCTCGCGCGCCTCGGCCGACCAGCGCGCCGGTCGCGCCGGCCGTACCCAGCCGGGCGTCGCCATCCGCTTGTGGCGGGCCGAGCAGACCGCGGCGCTGCCAGCCTTCACGCCGCCGGAAATCCTCGAAGCGGACCTCTCGGGGCTGATGCTGGACTGCGCCGCATTCGGTGTCGCCGATCCCGCCAGCCTCGCCTTTCTGGACACGCCGCCGGCCCCGGCACTGGCCGAGGCGCGCGCGCTGCTCAAGGCACTGCATGCCATCGATGACAGCGGGCGGCTGACGCAATCCGGTGCCGCCATGCGCAAGCTGGCACTGCCGGTCCGACTCGCCCACATGGTTGCCGAGGCGGGTCCTGGCCGCGCGCAGGATGCGGCCCGGCTCGCCGTCCTGCTCACGGAACGCGGTCTGGGCGGTGACAGCGCCGATCTCGAACGGCGGCTGATGCGCTTCGCCTCGGATCGTTCGCCACGCGCCAATGCGGCGCGCCAGCTGGCGGATCGACTGGCGCGCACGGTCTCGTCGGCCGGACACGAAGCCGGCACGGCCGGCGCCCTGCTTATCAACGCCTGGCCCGACCGCGTCGCCAAGGCGCGCGGCGAGCGTGGCCGCTTCGTGCTCGCCAATGGTTCCGGCGCGATGCTCGACGGTGCCGACCCGCTCGCCGGAGAACCCTTCCTCGTCGTGGCCGACCTGCAGGGCAAGGCGCAGAATGCACGCATCACCGCGGCGGCAGCAGCCAGCGAGACGGAAATCCGCGACGCGCTCGCCGACCGCGTCGAGAGCCGGCGCGAAACCAGCTTCGACCGCGACAGGCGCGTGGTGCGCGTGCGCGAGACGGTTCGGCTCGGCGCCATCGTGTTGGCGGAGCGGATGCTGCCGGCCCCGTCCGGCGCCGACGCCGACCGCGCCATTCTCGATGCCCTGCGCGAACACGGGTTGACGCTGCTGCCCTGGAACAAGGAAGCGGAGACCATGCGCAACCGCCTCGCCTGGCTGCACCGCGGCCTTGGCGCGCCCTGGCCGGAGATGAGCGAGGCGGCGCTGATCGAAAGACTGGACGACTGGCTGGCCCCCTTCCTCACCGGCAAGGCTTCATTCGATGCGATTTCAGGTGCGGCGCTGATCGACGGATTGACCAGCCTGGTGCCGCACGACCTGCAGCGCCGGATCGATGCGCTGGCGCCGACCCATTTCGACGCGCCCTCCGGCAGCCGTGTTCCCATTCGCTACGATGGCGAGGCGCCGGTGCTGGCGATCCGCGTGCAGGAACTTTTCGGCCTCGGCCGTCATCCTTCGATCGCCAACGACACGGTGCCGTTGACGCTGGAACTGTTGTCGCCGGCACACCGGCCGATCCAGACGACCAGGGATCTGCCCGGTTTCTGGCGCGGTTCCTGGGCCGATGTGCGTTCGGACATGCGCGGCCGCTACCCCAGGCATGTCTGGCCGGAAAACCCGCTCGAGGCAGCCGCCACCAGCCGCGCCAAGCCACGCGGCACCTGA